A single Pirellulales bacterium DNA region contains:
- a CDS encoding amylo-alpha-1,6-glucosidase — MKLPTIHRTPWSLAERHNSQQLLRREWLVTNGLGGYASGTVSGICTRRYHGLLVAALQSPFGRMMMFNHIAEEISLPNGTRAILSGDSLHDSTSPEAATLASFSLEFGLPVWHYEVESHVLERRILLPYRSNTVHLTYRLLEGNKPVRLRLRPWLHFRPHHEPVDMQSAKPYSVLAAEGRYEINSPNLPPLRMQLCGHPGVLVLDGGRMSESEYAVERERGYDDRESLWSPGHFGADLSAGNQITLIASSESWETILAVPPAAAITAETERRQRLLVGADPRAQSGFAAELVLAADQFIITPTTRLADAVRSHAAGDEIRSVIAGYHWFTDWGRDTMISLEGLTLRTGRQTEAGYILRTFAQYVRDGLIPNLFPEGEKAGLYHTADATLWYFHALDRYLQATGDRPTLQLLMPTLKDIIAHHLRGTRFGIGMDPDDGLLREGEIGYQLTWMDAKMGDWVVTPRRGKPVEINALWYNALRLMAAWLGDMEERATADEMTRHADRARESFNRRFWCENRGWLYDVVDGEKGDDPSMRPNQIFAISLPNPVLDDRRWRPVLDVVVQKLLTPMGLRTLAPGEPEYQPRYDGDLRARDAAYHQGTVWAWLMGPFIDAWLKVYPDRIATAREFLTGFSAHLGEACLGSISEIFDAEAPYTARGCAAQAWSVAEVLRAVVRTTPIEFDIGPSSPQR, encoded by the coding sequence ATGAAACTGCCCACCATTCATCGCACGCCGTGGTCGCTCGCCGAACGCCACAATTCGCAGCAACTGTTGCGGCGCGAATGGCTCGTGACCAACGGCCTCGGCGGCTACGCATCCGGCACCGTGTCGGGAATTTGCACTCGGCGATATCACGGGCTGCTCGTGGCCGCGCTGCAATCTCCCTTCGGCCGAATGATGATGTTCAACCATATCGCCGAAGAAATTTCCTTGCCGAACGGCACCCGAGCGATCCTCAGCGGCGATTCGCTTCACGATTCGACGTCGCCCGAGGCGGCGACGCTCGCCAGCTTCTCGCTCGAATTCGGCTTGCCTGTTTGGCACTACGAAGTCGAATCGCATGTGCTCGAGCGCCGCATCCTGCTCCCCTACCGCAGCAATACGGTGCATCTCACCTACAGGCTGCTGGAAGGAAACAAGCCGGTGCGACTGCGGTTGCGCCCGTGGCTTCACTTCCGGCCACATCACGAGCCGGTCGACATGCAGTCGGCTAAGCCTTATTCCGTGCTCGCGGCGGAAGGCCGCTACGAAATCAACTCGCCGAACCTGCCGCCATTGCGGATGCAACTCTGTGGTCATCCGGGCGTGTTGGTGCTCGATGGCGGACGGATGTCGGAAAGCGAATATGCCGTCGAGCGCGAACGCGGCTATGACGATCGGGAATCGCTCTGGTCGCCGGGCCATTTCGGAGCCGATCTTTCAGCCGGCAATCAGATCACGCTCATCGCGTCGAGCGAGTCGTGGGAGACGATCCTCGCCGTGCCGCCGGCGGCAGCGATCACCGCCGAAACCGAACGCCGCCAACGTCTGTTGGTCGGTGCCGATCCGCGAGCGCAGTCGGGCTTTGCCGCCGAGCTGGTCCTCGCGGCGGATCAATTCATCATCACCCCCACGACGCGACTCGCCGATGCCGTCCGCAGCCACGCCGCCGGCGATGAAATTCGCTCCGTGATCGCCGGATACCATTGGTTCACCGATTGGGGCCGCGACACGATGATCAGCCTCGAAGGGCTCACGCTCCGCACCGGCCGCCAAACCGAAGCGGGCTATATCCTGCGCACCTTCGCGCAATATGTCCGCGATGGACTGATCCCGAATCTATTTCCCGAAGGGGAAAAGGCGGGGTTATACCACACCGCCGATGCGACGCTCTGGTATTTCCACGCCCTCGACCGCTACCTGCAAGCCACCGGCGATCGGCCCACCTTGCAGCTGCTCATGCCGACGCTGAAAGACATCATTGCCCATCACCTCCGCGGAACGCGATTCGGCATCGGCATGGACCCTGACGATGGTCTGCTGCGCGAAGGCGAAATTGGTTACCAGCTCACGTGGATGGACGCCAAGATGGGCGACTGGGTGGTCACCCCGCGCCGTGGCAAGCCGGTCGAGATCAATGCCCTTTGGTACAACGCCCTGCGGCTGATGGCCGCCTGGCTCGGCGATATGGAAGAACGGGCCACGGCCGACGAAATGACGCGCCACGCCGATCGCGCTCGCGAATCGTTCAATCGGCGATTTTGGTGCGAGAATCGCGGCTGGTTATACGACGTGGTCGACGGCGAAAAGGGAGATGATCCGTCCATGCGGCCAAACCAGATCTTCGCGATTTCGCTTCCCAATCCGGTTCTCGACGATCGGCGCTGGAGGCCGGTGCTCGACGTCGTCGTGCAGAAATTGCTCACACCGATGGGCCTGCGCACTTTAGCCCCCGGCGAACCGGAATATCAGCCGCGCTACGACGGCGATTTGCGCGCCCGTGACGCAGCGTACCATCAGGGCACTGTTTGGGCTTGGCTGATGGGCCCGTTCATCGACGCTTGGCTAAAGGTCTATCCCGATCGCATTGCGACGGCGCGCGAATTCCTGACCGGCTTTTCCGCGCATTTGGGCGAAGCCTGCCTCGGCTCGATCAGCGAGATCTTCGACGCCGAAGCGCCGTACACCGCCCGCGGCTGCGCGGCGCAGGCGTGGAGCGTGGCGGAAGTGCTGCGCGCGGTGGTCCGCACCACCCCGATCGAGTTCGACATCGGACCCTCGAGCCCGCAACGCTGA
- a CDS encoding alpha-amylase family glycosyl hydrolase → MATHALTRQLPIGAELAPEGVHFRVWAPDCQSVEIEFEAPRRCPAVKLAREEGGYFSGFATSATVGDRYRFRLDEGDDLWPDPASRFQPEGPEGPSELVDPSGYRWDDSDWSGPSISGQVFYEMHIGTFTPEGAWSAAATQLPELASLGITVVELMPVAEFPGRFGWSYDNANQFAPTHLYGLPDDFRRFVDEAHRNRIAVILDVVYNHFGTVGERLLRPFSGAYYSQRYENEWGSAINFDGEQSGPVREFFLANVKHWVGEYHLDGMRIDATQAFHDHSISHILRELAREARQTAGARRVIVAGENEPQRAELLRPVDAGGCELDALANDDFHHTAMARLTGRREAYYSDYEGSAEEFIACAKWGYLFQGQRYAWQDGPRGSPALDIPAERFINFLQNHDQLANSPTGLRAHELTSRGRYRAATALFLLMPQTPMLFQGQEFASSAPFCYFNDCAAQEAPGVARGRAKFLSQFRSYALPEIQSRLPEPCDPEVFRRCKLDFGDRRRHAQVYEMHRDLLRLRREDPVLSRHDATRIHGATLGPDAFLLRFLSDDEATRLAIVNFGRDLRRESIGQPLIAPPSGARWSILWSSEDPRYGGNGTPPLDTPEGWHIPGETAVVLYPVFIE, encoded by the coding sequence ATGGCTACCCACGCCCTCACCCGCCAACTTCCGATCGGCGCCGAACTCGCGCCGGAGGGAGTGCATTTCCGGGTTTGGGCTCCGGATTGCCAAAGCGTGGAAATCGAGTTCGAAGCGCCAAGACGCTGCCCTGCGGTGAAACTGGCACGTGAGGAGGGGGGATATTTTTCGGGCTTCGCGACGAGTGCCACGGTCGGGGATCGGTATCGCTTCCGCCTGGATGAGGGCGACGACCTGTGGCCCGACCCCGCGTCCCGGTTCCAACCCGAAGGGCCCGAAGGACCCTCGGAATTGGTCGATCCGAGCGGCTATCGATGGGACGATTCGGACTGGTCCGGACCGTCGATCTCCGGTCAGGTGTTTTATGAAATGCACATCGGCACGTTCACTCCGGAGGGCGCTTGGAGCGCCGCGGCAACGCAGTTGCCGGAGCTGGCGTCGCTGGGAATCACGGTCGTGGAGTTGATGCCGGTGGCCGAGTTTCCAGGCCGCTTCGGCTGGAGCTACGACAACGCGAATCAATTCGCCCCCACGCATCTCTATGGCCTGCCCGACGATTTCCGCCGATTCGTCGATGAAGCACACCGCAATCGGATCGCCGTGATTCTGGATGTGGTGTACAACCATTTCGGAACCGTCGGCGAGCGCCTGCTGCGGCCATTTTCCGGCGCCTATTATTCGCAGCGCTACGAGAACGAATGGGGCTCGGCGATCAATTTCGACGGCGAGCAATCCGGTCCGGTCCGTGAATTCTTCCTCGCGAATGTGAAGCACTGGGTCGGCGAATATCATCTCGACGGGATGCGCATCGACGCCACGCAAGCGTTCCACGACCATTCGATAAGCCACATCTTGCGCGAGCTGGCCCGCGAGGCCCGCCAAACGGCCGGCGCGCGCCGCGTCATCGTGGCCGGCGAAAACGAGCCGCAGCGGGCCGAATTGCTCCGCCCGGTTGACGCAGGGGGCTGCGAACTCGACGCGCTCGCGAACGACGACTTCCACCACACGGCAATGGCGCGGCTCACCGGCCGCCGCGAAGCCTATTATAGCGACTACGAAGGCTCGGCCGAGGAATTCATCGCCTGCGCGAAGTGGGGCTACCTTTTTCAGGGTCAGCGCTATGCATGGCAAGACGGCCCACGCGGCTCCCCGGCGCTCGATATCCCCGCCGAGCGATTCATCAACTTTTTGCAAAACCACGATCAGTTGGCCAATTCGCCGACCGGATTGCGAGCGCACGAATTGACGAGCCGCGGACGGTATCGGGCAGCGACTGCGCTGTTCTTGTTGATGCCGCAAACGCCGATGCTTTTTCAAGGGCAGGAATTCGCCTCGTCGGCGCCGTTTTGTTATTTCAACGATTGCGCGGCGCAGGAGGCCCCTGGAGTCGCCCGAGGCCGGGCGAAGTTTCTCTCGCAGTTCCGCTCCTACGCGTTGCCGGAAATTCAATCGCGACTGCCGGAACCGTGCGACCCCGAGGTCTTCCGCCGCTGCAAGCTCGATTTCGGCGATCGCCGGCGGCACGCCCAAGTGTACGAAATGCATCGGGATTTGCTCCGCTTGCGGCGCGAAGATCCAGTTCTCTCCCGGCACGATGCGACTCGAATTCACGGCGCAACGCTTGGCCCCGACGCGTTCTTGTTGCGATTTCTTTCCGATGACGAAGCGACTCGACTAGCGATCGTGAATTTCGGCCGCGACCTGCGGCGCGAATCGATCGGACAGCCATTGATCGCGCCGCCGAGCGGCGCCCGCTGGAGCATCTTGTGGTCGAGCGAAGACCCGCGTTATGGCGGCAACGGCACCCCGCCGCTCGACACACCCGAAGGCTGGCATATTCCCGGCGAAACGGCAGTTGTGCTATACCCTGTATTTATCGAATGA
- a CDS encoding RNA polymerase sigma factor, giving the protein MALVQADFNRWVAEHGPALYRMAYRLVGDRHEAEDLLQEAFRSAWKSRKLFQADRGERAWLAAILRRRVVDHWRHRGSQRFRQIEGIAEPGGPGVDPLANDYSDEMQGALDAIAPELKETLLLVVVGELTHQEAAEVLDVPLGTVLSRVSRARTKLRDLLLARASAMKG; this is encoded by the coding sequence TTGGCGCTGGTACAGGCCGATTTTAATCGCTGGGTGGCGGAGCATGGTCCGGCCCTGTATCGGATGGCGTATCGCCTGGTCGGCGATCGGCATGAGGCTGAAGACTTGCTTCAAGAGGCGTTCCGTTCCGCCTGGAAAAGCCGAAAGCTGTTTCAGGCCGACCGTGGTGAGCGTGCGTGGCTGGCAGCCATTCTGCGGCGGCGGGTCGTCGATCATTGGCGGCATCGCGGTTCGCAGCGATTTCGGCAAATCGAAGGGATCGCTGAACCGGGCGGTCCGGGCGTGGATCCGTTGGCCAACGATTATTCGGACGAGATGCAAGGCGCGTTGGATGCGATCGCCCCGGAACTAAAGGAAACGCTGTTGTTGGTGGTCGTCGGCGAATTGACGCACCAAGAGGCGGCCGAGGTGCTCGATGTGCCGTTGGGAACCGTGCTATCGCGCGTGAGCCGAGCACGGACGAAGCTGAGAGACCTGTTACTGGCGCGGGCCAGTGCAATGAAAGGATAG
- the treZ gene encoding malto-oligosyltrehalose trehalohydrolase, which translates to MPIGAECRAGGGVHFRVWAPRRKRVAVVLERSASDDNPSANRRKTPTRAAYTGVSVNLTAEADGYFSGFLPDAVAGWRYGFCLDDGNDCYPDPASRWQPDGVEGASAIVDPAMYQWHDQAWPGISRLGQIIYEMHIGTFTPEGTWTAAIEQLPLLAQTGITVLEVMPVAEFQGRFGWGYDGVDLFAPTRLYGTPDDFRRFVDEAHRHGMGVILDVVYNHFGPSGNYLGQFSADYISKRHRTDWGDAINFDGANSHPVREFFIVNAGYWIDEFHLDGLRLDAVQAIVDDSPDHILAAITRRVREAAGSRKTIVTAENEFQEARLLRPTDQGGFGLDAAWNDDFHHAARVALTGHGEYYYGDYHGTPQELISAVKWGYLYQGQWNARQEHRRGTPAFDLPGSQFVIFLQNHDQVANSAQGLRAHQIGSLGRHRALTALMLLAPGTPLLFQGQEFCASAPFLFFADHDVELGSLVRDGRQESLRQFRSLTGADAASFFADPGDPGTFAQCKLDLRERESHAAAYALHCDLLRLRREDRVFAAQRSDRVHGAVLAAEAFMLRYLGADGDDRLLLVNLGRDLEFVPPSEPLLALPPGKDWQLLWSSEDPRYGGCGTPPLLQTEWYLPAHATLVLSPQNAEESTPPR; encoded by the coding sequence ATGCCCATCGGCGCCGAATGCCGGGCGGGGGGTGGCGTGCATTTTCGCGTTTGGGCGCCGCGGCGCAAGCGAGTGGCAGTCGTCCTTGAGCGCAGTGCGAGCGACGACAATCCATCCGCAAACCGGCGGAAAACGCCGACACGCGCCGCATACACCGGTGTTTCGGTAAACCTCACGGCCGAGGCTGACGGCTATTTCAGCGGCTTCCTGCCGGACGCAGTCGCCGGTTGGCGATATGGCTTTTGCCTCGACGACGGCAATGATTGCTACCCCGACCCGGCCTCCCGCTGGCAACCCGATGGTGTCGAGGGTGCGTCGGCAATCGTCGATCCGGCGATGTATCAATGGCACGACCAGGCGTGGCCAGGTATTTCGCGATTGGGCCAGATCATTTACGAAATGCACATCGGCACTTTCACGCCGGAAGGAACTTGGACAGCCGCCATCGAGCAATTGCCGCTACTGGCGCAAACGGGGATTACGGTGCTCGAGGTGATGCCCGTGGCCGAGTTTCAGGGGCGATTCGGCTGGGGCTACGACGGCGTCGACCTGTTTGCGCCGACGCGGCTTTACGGCACGCCCGACGATTTTCGCCGCTTCGTCGACGAGGCGCATCGGCATGGCATGGGCGTGATCTTGGATGTCGTTTACAACCATTTCGGTCCTTCGGGCAATTACCTTGGGCAATTCTCGGCCGACTATATTTCCAAACGCCATCGCACCGACTGGGGCGACGCCATCAATTTCGATGGCGCCAATTCCCATCCGGTGCGCGAGTTTTTCATCGTTAACGCGGGATATTGGATCGACGAATTTCATCTCGACGGGTTGCGGCTCGATGCGGTGCAGGCGATCGTCGACGATTCGCCCGATCACATCCTTGCCGCGATCACCCGCCGTGTTCGCGAAGCCGCTGGATCTCGAAAGACAATCGTCACCGCGGAGAATGAATTTCAAGAAGCGCGGCTGCTGCGACCGACAGACCAAGGCGGCTTTGGTCTCGATGCCGCGTGGAACGACGATTTTCATCATGCGGCCCGTGTCGCGCTCACCGGCCATGGCGAATATTACTACGGCGATTACCATGGCACGCCGCAAGAATTAATTTCCGCGGTGAAGTGGGGTTATCTCTACCAGGGCCAATGGAACGCTCGGCAAGAGCATCGCCGCGGCACGCCGGCATTCGACCTGCCGGGATCGCAGTTCGTCATCTTTCTGCAAAACCACGATCAAGTCGCCAATTCCGCGCAGGGATTGCGGGCGCATCAGATCGGCTCGCTCGGCCGGCATCGGGCGCTAACGGCGTTAATGCTCTTGGCTCCCGGCACGCCTCTGTTGTTTCAGGGACAGGAATTTTGTGCCTCCGCGCCCTTCTTGTTTTTCGCCGATCATGACGTCGAACTCGGTAGCCTCGTGCGCGATGGCCGGCAGGAATCGCTGCGGCAATTTCGCAGTCTGACCGGCGCCGATGCCGCGAGCTTTTTCGCCGATCCCGGCGATCCAGGCACATTTGCCCAATGCAAGCTCGATCTCCGCGAACGGGAATCCCATGCGGCTGCCTACGCCTTGCACTGCGATCTGCTTCGCTTGCGAAGGGAAGACCGGGTGTTTGCCGCGCAGCGGTCCGATCGGGTGCACGGGGCGGTGCTCGCGGCCGAAGCCTTCATGTTGCGATATCTGGGCGCAGACGGCGACGATCGATTGTTGCTGGTGAATCTTGGCCGCGATTTGGAGTTCGTGCCGCCATCGGAACCGCTTTTGGCGTTGCCGCCGGGCAAGGATTGGCAGCTATTGTGGTCGAGCGAAGATCCGCGTTACGGCGGTTGCGGCACTCCGCCATTGCTCCAGACCGAATGGTATTTGCCTGCCCACGCCACGCTGGTTCTATCGCCGCAAAACGCCGAGGAATCGACGCCGCCTCGATAG
- a CDS encoding cytochrome c has translation MGDSARHRLTATVYSAAALLLTVGGCHSVPVDQLAPLVGQIAVDPANVPEYEIGRAIYVTRCAKCHGVKPVNAYAAQDWASRIMPKMARKAKLTPEERETVLAYVLAARETRPALGVR, from the coding sequence ATGGGCGATTCGGCACGACATCGGTTGACGGCGACCGTGTATTCCGCCGCTGCCCTGTTACTGACGGTCGGCGGGTGCCATTCGGTGCCGGTGGATCAACTGGCGCCGCTGGTCGGTCAGATCGCCGTGGATCCGGCGAATGTGCCAGAATATGAAATTGGGCGCGCAATCTATGTCACGCGGTGTGCGAAATGCCACGGCGTGAAGCCGGTCAATGCTTATGCGGCTCAGGATTGGGCCAGCCGAATCATGCCCAAGATGGCCCGCAAGGCCAAGCTGACGCCCGAGGAACGCGAAACCGTGTTGGCATACGTGCTTGCCGCCCGTGAAACGCGGCCAGCATTGGGAGTCCGTTAG
- a CDS encoding sialate O-acetylesterase — MISNICFALAGVLVLVPCGSARAAALDSPLDWQIAQRDARGSANIRIAGTCPTKTGLVEAKAELAVGHNGKSTGWTVVARGPQLKFAKPDGGSSGTFRGSIQLAAGGWYTLKVRFRKAADEPTAAAPALLGEATVAHFGVGEVFVVAGQSNSANHGEERQKSLTGLVAAFDGSRWQPANDPQPGASGGGGSFMPPFGDSISAKFKVPVGIVACGIGATSIREWLPKNTKFPNPPTLTGRVQKLSSGQWASDGRAFDMFVARMKQLGPHGFRAVLWHQGESDANQADPSRTLPGDLYRQYLEQLIKDSRREIGWDAPWFVAQASYHTPADPSSPEIRAAQKAVSDDGIALLGPDTDALKGELREQHGRGVHFSARGLREHAARWFEKVAPWLAKQPGAGPGDGAAAK; from the coding sequence ATGATTAGCAACATTTGCTTCGCGCTTGCCGGTGTCCTCGTGCTTGTGCCATGCGGCTCTGCGCGGGCCGCGGCCTTGGATTCCCCACTGGATTGGCAAATCGCGCAGCGCGACGCGCGGGGATCCGCGAACATTCGGATCGCGGGAACTTGCCCCACGAAGACCGGCCTTGTCGAAGCAAAGGCAGAGTTGGCGGTGGGGCACAACGGAAAATCCACCGGCTGGACCGTCGTGGCGCGCGGTCCACAGTTGAAATTCGCCAAGCCAGACGGTGGCTCGAGCGGCACGTTCCGCGGAAGCATCCAATTGGCCGCGGGCGGTTGGTACACGCTCAAGGTGCGATTTCGAAAAGCCGCCGACGAGCCGACCGCCGCAGCGCCCGCCCTTCTCGGGGAAGCCACTGTTGCCCACTTCGGCGTAGGTGAAGTGTTCGTCGTCGCCGGGCAATCGAACTCGGCAAATCATGGCGAAGAACGCCAAAAATCGCTTACCGGGCTCGTGGCGGCCTTCGACGGTTCGCGCTGGCAACCGGCCAACGATCCGCAGCCGGGGGCAAGTGGCGGCGGCGGCAGCTTCATGCCGCCATTTGGCGATTCAATCAGCGCGAAATTCAAAGTGCCGGTGGGGATCGTGGCCTGCGGCATCGGAGCCACGAGCATCCGCGAGTGGTTGCCCAAGAACACGAAATTTCCAAATCCGCCGACGCTCACCGGCCGGGTGCAAAAACTTTCCAGCGGCCAATGGGCAAGCGATGGCCGAGCCTTCGACATGTTCGTCGCACGGATGAAACAACTCGGCCCGCACGGTTTTCGCGCCGTGCTTTGGCATCAAGGCGAATCCGACGCCAATCAAGCCGATCCAAGCCGCACGCTGCCGGGCGATCTCTACCGGCAATATCTCGAACAGTTGATTAAGGATTCGCGCCGCGAGATCGGTTGGGACGCCCCATGGTTCGTCGCACAAGCGAGCTATCACACCCCGGCCGACCCATCGTCGCCGGAAATCCGGGCGGCCCAAAAGGCGGTTTCTGACGACGGCATCGCTCTGCTCGGCCCAGACACCGATGCCCTCAAAGGCGAGCTGCGCGAGCAGCATGGCCGCGGCGTCCATTTCAGCGCCCGGGGTCTGCGCGAGCACGCCGCCCGCTGGTTCGAAAAAGTCGCCCCCTGGCTCGCAAAGCAGCCGGGAGCAGGGCCCGGTGACGGCGCGGCCGCGAAGTAA
- a CDS encoding DUF3472 domain-containing protein, giving the protein MIRAKIVAIGLGFACVLLAANARAQHLWWKSAGEHDTCVYGEITVLATHPGIYYCGINWHPGEPAGGYCGIQHNSPTERRTIFSIWDTTPELHPRVTAADPQTKFNRFGGEGTGAHTHMLWPWKLDETFQFFVQKSTGQHPDTTDARYYVYDRSQKKWLHSATINCPNGGKKSVATIGGGMNSFLENFTGQDRGAPKLAIYRLWLGTGPGELKCLRRAVGDGTWGELDDAYFLAAGSAAELDTTFAKLEKQYGKPVYGGKGKTLEPISNRPLSAKLVAELKGVPKADPVGKETKQ; this is encoded by the coding sequence ATGATCCGAGCGAAGATCGTTGCAATCGGTTTGGGCTTCGCCTGCGTTCTCCTTGCGGCCAACGCACGGGCCCAGCATCTCTGGTGGAAATCGGCCGGTGAGCACGATACTTGCGTTTACGGCGAAATCACCGTGCTGGCGACGCATCCGGGCATTTATTATTGCGGCATTAACTGGCATCCTGGTGAGCCGGCCGGCGGCTATTGCGGCATTCAGCACAACAGCCCGACCGAACGGCGGACGATCTTCTCCATATGGGACACGACGCCCGAGCTGCATCCGCGCGTGACGGCGGCCGATCCGCAAACGAAATTCAATCGTTTCGGCGGCGAGGGCACAGGCGCCCACACGCACATGCTCTGGCCCTGGAAGCTCGACGAGACGTTTCAGTTCTTCGTGCAGAAATCGACGGGGCAGCATCCCGACACGACCGACGCCCGCTACTATGTCTACGATCGATCGCAGAAGAAATGGCTACACAGCGCGACGATCAATTGCCCGAATGGCGGCAAGAAGAGCGTCGCCACCATCGGCGGAGGCATGAATTCGTTTCTCGAAAACTTCACCGGGCAGGATCGCGGTGCACCGAAGCTGGCCATCTATCGGCTCTGGCTCGGCACCGGGCCGGGCGAATTGAAATGCCTTCGCCGAGCCGTCGGCGACGGCACGTGGGGCGAGCTTGACGATGCTTATTTCCTCGCGGCCGGCAGCGCCGCAGAGCTAGACACCACCTTCGCCAAACTCGAAAAGCAATACGGCAAGCCGGTGTACGGCGGGAAGGGCAAGACGCTCGAACCGATCTCCAACCGCCCGCTGTCTGCGAAACTGGTCGCGGAACTCAAAGGCGTTCCGAAGGCCGATCCGGTGGGCAAAGAAACGAAGCAGTGA